CATCCTGATGATCGGCCCTACGGGCTGCGGCAAGACGGAGATCAGCCGCCGCCTCGCCAAGCTGGCCGACGCGCCCTTCGTCAAGGTGGAGGCGACCAAGTTCACCGAGGTCGGCTATGTAGGCCGCGACGTGGAACAGATCGTGCGCGATCTGGTCGAGGAAGCGGTGCGGCTGGAACGCGACCGGCGGCGCGAGGCGGTGCGGGAGGCGGCGTCCGAAGCGGCGATGAACCGGCTGCTCGACGCGCTCACCGGCAAGGAAGCGAGCGAGGCCACGCGGCTGTCCTTCCGCCAGCGGATCGAGGGCGACCAGATGAACGATGTCGAGGTCGAGGTGGAAGTCTCCGACAGTCCCTCCATGCCGATGGAGATTCCCGGCATGGGCGGTCAGGTCGGCATGATCAACCTGTCCGACATGATGTCGAAAGCCTTTGGCCAGCAGCAGAAGAAACGGCGCAAGATGCGCGTCGCCGACGCGTGGGACAAGCTGGTCGAGGAAGAGCAGGACAAAAGGCTGGACCAGGACGATGTGGCTCGCGTCGCCATCGCGAGCGCGGAGCAGAACGGCATCGTCTTTCTTGATGAGATCGACAAGATCGCCGTCAGCGACGTGCGCGGCGGATCGGTGAGCCGCGAGGGCGTGCAGCGCGACCTGCTGCCGCTGATCGAAGGGACGACGGTTTCGACCAAATATGGGCCGCTCAAGACGGATCATATCCTGTTCATCGCGAGCGGGGCGTTCCATGTGGCCAAGCCCAGCGACCTGCTGCCGGAGTTGCAGGGCCGTCTGCCGATCCGGGTGGAGTTGAAGGCGCTGACCGAGGATGACTTCGTGGCGATCCTGTCGGACACCAAGGCGAGCCTCGCCGCGCAATATCGCGCCTTGCTGGCGACGGAGGGGGTGACCATCGACCTGACGCCGGACGGCATCCGCGCCATCGCCCGCATCGCGGCGGAGGTGAACAGCGAGGTCGAGAATATCGGCGCCCGCCGCCTCCAGACCGTGATGGAGAAGCTGCTGGAGGATGTGAGCTTCGAGGCGGAGGACCGGCAGGGCGAGACGCTGACGATCAACCAGGCCTATGTCGAAGGGCAATTGAGCAGCATCGCGCGGGATACCGACCTCAGCAAATATGTGCTTTAGCAGCAGCCGGGGTTGAAGCGCGCTATGCCGAAAAGGATGGAAATGTGAGCGGGACGCAGGTCGAAAAGCTGGAGATCGAGAGCTTCGACGGACTGCCCATCGCGGTGCATGTGATGGGCGCGGGGCGGGACGTGGTGCTGATCCACGGCTATTTCTCCAACGCCCACACGAACTGGATCCGCTATGGCCATGCGGAAAAGCTGGCCGCGAGAGGCTTCCGGGTCATCATGCCGGACCTGCGCGGCCATGGCGATAGCGGGAAGCCGCATGACGCCGCTTCCTATCCGCCCGATGCGCTGATGAAGGATGGGATGGCCCTGGTCGCAGCGCTGGGCCTTTCCGACTATGATCTGGGCGGCTATTCGCTGGGCGCGCGGACGGCGGTGCGGATGGTGGTGAACGGAGCCGCTCCCCGCCGGCTGATCCTTTCGGGCATGGGACTGGAAGGGCTGCGCCACACGAGGGGGCGAGGCGACTATTTCGAGCATGTGCTCACCCATCCCGGCACGTTCGAGCGAGGGTCGTCCGAATGGATGACCGAAGCTTTCCTCAAGACCACCAAAGGCGATCCGCAGGCGTTGCTGCATGTGCTGCAAACCTTTGTCGATACGCCGCGCGATGCCATTGCGGCGATCGCGCAGCCTACCGTCGTCATCAACGGCGCGGAGGACCATGACAATGGATCGGCCGAAGCGATCGTCGACCTGCTGCCCGATGCGCGCTTCGTCGAGATTCCCGGCAACCATATGAGCGCCGTCACGCGCAGGGAGCTGGGGGAGGCGATGGCGGATTTCCTGTCCGCTTGACTGTATCGCCTGCCTAAGTCACTTTGGCCCCATAGAGACATCTGCAAGGGGCTGTTTCCATGAAAATCCTCACCTCCATGGCCGCGCTTGCGGCTGCGCTCGTCATTTCCCCGGCCGGGGCGCAAGCCTCCACGCCGGCCGACGCCAACGCCTTTCTGGACAAGGCGGAAAAGGCGATGTTCGACCAGTCCTTGATCCAGAGCCGCGCGGACTGGATCAACGCCACCTACATCAATGACGACAGCGACGCGCTGGCCGCCTATTTCGGCGCGATCAACACGCGCATGACGGTGGATTATGCGCTGGAGGCCGCGCAGTTCATCGATACGCCGGGGCTGAGCGCGGAAACGAAGCGGCGGCTGACGATGCTGCGGACGGCGCTGACGCTGCCCGCGCCGACGACGCCGGGCGCGGCGGATGAGCTGAATGCGCTCTCGACCAGGCTGCAATCGGAATATGGCCGGGGCAAGGGGACGCTCCAGGGCCAGCCGATCAACGGCAGCGACATCGAGGCGGCGATGGGCACCAACCGCAATCCCGATGAACTCAGGGAGATGTGGGTCAGTTGGCACGACAATGTCGGCGCGCCGATGCGGAGCGATTATACGAAGCTGGTTTCCATCGCCAATGCGGGCGCGAAGGAACTGGGCTTTGCCGATACGGGCGCGATGTGGCGGTCCCAATATGACATGCCCGCCGACGATTTCGCGAAGCTGACCGACAGGATCTGGGCGGAGGTGAAGCCGCTTTACGACGAGCTTCACTGCTATACCCGGACCAAGCTCAACGAGAAATATGGCGAGGCGGTGCAGCCCGCCACCGGGCCGATCCGCGCCGACCTGCTCGGCAATATGTGGGCGCAGGAATGGGGCAATATCTATGACATCGTTGCGCCCAGGGGGGCGGGCGATCTGGGCTACGACATCGGCGACCTGCTGATGGCCAAGGGCTATGATCCGGTGAAGATGGTGAAGGCGGGGGAGGGCTTCTACAGTTCTCTGGGTTTCAAGCCGTTGCCGCAGAGTTTCTGGGAGCGGTCGCAGATCGTGAAGCCGCGCGACCGGGACGTGGTGTGCCACGCATCGGCCTGGGACCTCGACAACAAGGACGACATCCGCATCAAGATGTGCACGAAGGTCAACAGCGACGATTTCGTGACCATCCATCACGAACTGGGCCATAATTATTATCAACGGGCCTATCAGCACCATCCCTATCTCTATCTGAACGGGGCCAATGACGGCTTCCACGAGGCCATCGGGGATTTCGTCGCGCTGTCGATCACGCCGGATTATCTGGTGAAGATCGGGCTGCTCGATCCCGCCAAGGTGCCGGGCGCGGACAAGGATATGGGGCTGCTGCTGCGGCAGGCGATGGACAAGGTGGCGTTCCTGCCCTTTGGCCTGCTGATCGACAAATGGCGCTGGGGCGTGTTCGACGGGTCGATCGCGCCTGGCCGCTATGAGGAGGCGTGGAACGACCTGCGGCGGCAATATCAGGGCGTGGTCCCGCCCGTGTCCCGCGATGAGACGAAGTTCGACGCCGGGGCCAAATATCATATTCCCGGCAATACGCCCTATACGCGCTACTTCCTGGCGCGCGTGCTTCAATTCCAATTCTATGAGGCGGCGTGCCGACAGGCGGGGTGGAAAGGACCGCTGCACCGCTGTTCCTTCTATGGGAACAAGGCGGTAGGGCAGAAACTTAACGCCATGTTGGAAATGGGCGCGTCAAAGCCCTGGCCCGACGCATTGCAGGTTTTCACCGGACAGCGGGACATGTCGGGCAAGGCGATGCTCGCTTATTTCTCACCGTTGCAGAAATGGTTGAAAGAACAGAATAAAGGCAAATCTTGCGGCTGGTAATAACGCATTAAGCATATTAATGGCCGGTTTCGTGAACCCGGCCATCATTGTCCTTTCCCTGCTTTTCTTCACCAGTGCGATCATGGCGATCGCGATGGGAATCGCGTGGTCGCAATTCGGGCGCCGTCGCTATGTGCTCAGTTGGACGGTCGCCTATTGCATATCGGTCCTCCAATGGGTGCTGAACGGCGCGGGATTGTTGTTCGGCAGTCCCTTGCTGATCAGCATGGCGGCGCTGGCGATCATGGCGAGCGCGACGCTTACCTTCGTGGGCGTTTGTCAACGGGCGGGGGCGAGCGTGCCGTGCAAATGGCTGCTGGCGCCCGCCATGCCGTGCGCCCTCGCGAGCGTGTATGCGGCCTTCACGAAGAACGCGCCGCTCGAGGGCATGGCCAGCCCGGCCTATGCGGGGATCGCGATGCTTTGTTCCGCTCTTCGGCTCTGGCCGCGGGGTCGCCGATTCAGCGCGCCCGAGCTGGCCTTTTTCCTGCTGTTGCTGCTGTTCGCCGCCTTTGAGGCCTGTCTGGTGGGGAGCGCGGCGCTGAACTGGGGCCATCCCCGCGAGAACATGGACAGCTACCGGGCGATATTGGCGCTGGGATTGCCGTCCATCTATGTGGGGACATGCGTTTCGGCGGTGCTGGTGGTCGCGGGCGATCTGGCCCATGAACTGCGGCGCAGGATGCAGCGCGACGGCCTGACGGACGTGCTCAACCGGCTGGGGCTGGAGGAAGCGGCGATGCGCGCCATCGCCAATGCCAAGCGGCATGGCCGTCCGCTGGCCCTCGTCATCTGCGATCTGGACGGCTTCAAGGCGCTCAATGACAGTTACGGCCATATCGCGGGGGATGCGGCCCTGCGCGGCTTTGCGCGGCTGGTGTCGATCGCCACGCGGCGGGGCGACATCGTGGGCCGGCTGGGAGGCGACGAGTTCGGGCTGCTGCTGGTCGATACCGATTCGACCGCCGCCGCCGAGGTGATGGAGCGCATCCGCGTGGAGTTCGGGTGCCTGTCGCTGCCGCAAGCGCCCGACGCCAGATTGCAGGCCAGTTTCGGCATCGCCGATCTGCATGAGGACGACCAATGTTTGGACGACATGGTCGCCCGCGCCGACAACGCCCTTTATCAGGCGAAAAAGGAGGGCAAGGACCGGGTCAGCATCTGGCGCTCCGCGGCCTGACGCCCTTCGTCAGCGGAAGGGCGGTTCGTTGAAGGCTCTCAATTTGCGGCTGTGCAGGCGGGGCCCCTCCTGACGGAGCAGCTCGCAGGTTTCGAGGCCGACGCGCAGATGGCCGGCAATCGCTTCCTCATAGAAGCGGTTGGCCTGGCCGGGCAGTTTCAGTTCGCCGTGGATCGGCTTGTCGGACACGCAGAGAAGCGTCCCATAGGGAACGCGGAAACGATAGCCCTGCGCGGCGATGGTGGCCGATTCCATGTCGATCCCGACCGCGCGGGACAGGCTGAAACGCAGGGCCGAGTGGGAATAGCGCAATTCCCAGTTGCGGTCGTCGGTGGTGACGACGGTCCCGGTGCGCAGGCGGCGCTTGAAATCTTCCGCGCCCGCGCCGCCCAGGACGGATTCGGCTGCTTTGGCGAGGGCGACCTGAACCTCCGCAATGGCGGGCACGGGGATTTCCGGCGGCAGCATCGCGTCCAGCACATGATCGTCGCGGAGATAGGCATGGGCCAGAACATAGTCGCCGATCCGCTGGCTGGGCCGCAATCCGCCGCAATGGCCGATCATCAGCCATGCCTCCGGCCGCAGCACCGCCAGATGATCGCAGATGGTCTTGGCGTTGGAAGGCCCGACGCCGATATTGACCAGCGTGATCCCGCTGCGGTCCGGGGCGATGAGATGATAGGCGGGCATCTGATGCCTGCGCCATGCGCTGTCGGCGATCATGCGCGCGGGGTCGGCGGTTTCCGGCGTCACATAGACGCCGCCCGCCCCGGAAAGCGCGGTGAAGCGGCTGCCCGGGCGCTGCAATTCCTGACAGGCCCAGGACACGAACTCATCCACATAGCGGTGATAGTTGGTGAAGAGGATGTAGCGCTGCACATGTTCGGCCGGGGTGCCCGTATAATGTTTCAGGCGCGCGAGGGAAAAGTCCGTCCGCAGGCCGTCGAACAGGGCGAGGGGACGATCCCCCTCGGCATCGGGCGCGAAGAGGCCGTCCGCGATCTCGTCCCCGATTTCAGCCAGTTCGGTAGCCGGGAAATGACGCGCCAGTTCCGTGGGCGGCGTGCCGTCCAGCGCACTGATGTCGAGGCCGTCGAGCACATAAGGGAAGGGGATCTGCTGGTCGCTGACGCCGATTTCCACCTCCACGCCATAGTCGCGGACGAGGAGGTCGATCTGTTCGGCCAGATAATCGGCGAACAGGGCGGGGCGGGTGATGGTGGTGACATAGCGGCCCGGCTTCGAGAGGCGGGCGAAGGAACGTCCGGGCGGCGGGGCATCGGAATCGCTGCCATGGATGATCCGCAGTTCCGGGTAGCAGAAGCGCGCCCGGTTGGAACCGTCCGCGGGCGGCACCCCGCCGGCGCGGGCATAGGTGCGCATGGCTTCCCGCAGGTCTTCGATGGATTTGCGATAGATCGCATCGAGTTGCGTGACGGCGGCCGTGCCAATGCTTTGTGTCATCGGCCCTCGTTACAGCAGGGGCAGGCAGGAGTGAAGGGCCATGCGCTCCGCCCATGGGGGAGCGCATGGAGGCACAGGATCAGAGCTGTTCGAGCATATGGTCGGCCGACGACAGCTTGAAGTCGCCGGGCGCTTCCACATTGAGCTGTTCGACCACGCCATCCTTCACCAGAAGCGAAAAGCGCTGGCCGCGCGTGCCCAGGCCGAACTTGCTGCCGTCCATGACGAGATCCACGGCCTTGGCGAAATCGCCATTGCCGTCGGCCAGCATCGTGACCTTGCCTTCCGCGCCCGCCGATTTGCCCCAGGCATCCATCACGAAGACGTCGTTGACAGCGGTGCAGGCGATTTCATCGACGCCCTTCTGCTTGAGCGCGTCGGCCTTTTCGATGAAGCCCGGCAGGTGCTTGGCGGAACAGGTGGGCGTGAAGGCGCCGGGGACGGAAAAAAGCGCCACGGTCCGGCCGGAAAAGAAGGAATCGGAATCGACGGGCTCCGGTCCGTTCTCCGTCATCTTCGCGAAGGTCGCGGCGGGAAGGCGATCGCCTTTTGCTATGGTCATGCTGCTGTCTCCTGGCCTCGTAAAGCGCGGGAGGTCGGCGCTCGGGCCGTTCATGTCAAGGGCAGGCATCTCTTTTGGGCCGCATCGCCTTGATGGCGGGACGGAGAGGGCTTTGGGAATGCGGAAACAGTGCCTATAGTCGGGCCATGGACGATGTGCGTTTCTATGGCGGCCAGTTCCTGCTGGCCCTGCCGGGCATGGCCGACTGGCGGTTCGACCATTCCGTCATCGCGCTGTGCGTGCATGACGAAAATGGCGCGCTGGGCATTTCCGTGGGCGAGGAGATGGATGGCGTCACCCTGCGCGATCTGCTCGAAAGTTTCGAGATCGACGCGTCGAACGTGCCGGACCGTCCGGTGCTGCGCGGCGGGCCGGTGGAGCCGCGCCGGGGCTTCGTGCTGCATTCGCTGGATTGGGCGGGGCAGGAAATGATTCAGGTCGGGGACAAATGGGGCCTGTCCGGCTCGCTCGACATATTGAAGGCCATTGCAGAGGGCAGGGGACCGAGCCGTTATCTTGTGGCGCTGGGCTATGCAGGCTGGCAGGCGGGGCAGTTGGAGAAGGAAATGACCGGCGACAGCTGGTTCCTTGCCGATGGCGACGCGGACCTTCTGTTCGATACGGCGGCCGAGCGGAAATGGTCCGCGATCTTCGCGTCGGCCGGGATCGATGCATCCCATCTCGTGTGCGGCGCAGGGTCGGCCTGATCGGGGATTTCCACATAAAGGAAACTTTATATTGAGTTGCCACGGCCTGCTTGGATTGATAAAGCGGGCCATCCTCGGCGCTTGAGGCGTCGGCCCATTTTAGTTCGATGGAGATTTCCCTTGGCCACCGCTCCCGCCATCCAGGCGCAGGATTATGTGATTCGCGACATCAGCCTTGCCGACTTCGGCCGCAAGGAAATCGAGATCGCGGAAACCGAGATGCCCGGCCTGATGGCCCTGCGCGAGGAGTTCGGCGCGGCCAAGCCGCTGAAGGGCGCGCGCATCACCGGATCGCTGCACATGACGATCCAGACCGCCGTGCTGATCGAGACTTTGGCGGAACTGGGCGCGGACATCCGCTGGGCATCGTGCAACATCTTCTCGACGCAGGACCATGCCGCCGCCGCCATCGCTGCGCGAGGCATCCCCGTCTTCGCCGTGAAGGGCGAGACGCTGGAGGAATATTGGGACTATGTGATCCGCATCTTCGATTGGGGCGACACGACCTGCAACATGATCCTGGACGATGGCGGCGACGCCACCATGTTCGCCCTGTGGGGCGCGCGGGTCGAAGCCGGTGAAGAACTGTTCACGCCCGGCAATGAGGAAGAGGAAATCTTCGTCGCGACGCTCAAGCGCTTCCTGGCCGAACGTCCGGGTTATCTGACGGAGACGGTCAAGGCCATCAAGGGCGTGTCGGAAGAGACGACCACCGGTGTCCATCGCCTCTATGAACTGGCGAAGAAGGGCAAGCTGCCCTTCCCGGCGATCAATGTGAACGACAGCGTCACCAAGTCGAAGTTCGACAATCTCTATGGCTGCAAGGAATCGCTGGTCGACGCGATCCGCCGCGCCACCGACGTGATGCTGGCGGGCAAGGTCGCCGTGGTCGCGGGCTTCGGCGACGTGGGCAAGGGTTCGGCCGCTTCGCTCCGCAATGGCGGCGCGCGCGTGCTGGTCACCGAGGTCGATCCGATCTGCGCCTTGCAGGCGGCGATGGAAGGCTATGAGGTCGTGACGATGGAAGAGGCGGCGACCCGCGCCGACATCTTCGTGACGGCGACGGGCAATGCCGATGTCATCACCGTCGATCACATGCGCGCGATGAAGAATATGGCGATCGTCTGCAACATCGGCCATTTCGACAGCGAGATCCAGATCGCCGGCCTCAACAACATGAAGTGGACCGAGATCAAGCCGCAGGTCGACGAGGTGGAATTTGCCGATGGCAAGAAGATCATCGTGCTGGCGAAGGGGCGCCTGGTCAATCTGGGCTGCGCGACGGGGCATCCGAGCTTCGTCATGTCCTCGTCCTTCACCAATCAGGTGCTGGCGCAGATCGAACTGTGGACCAAGTCGGGCGAATATAAGAATGAAGTCTATGTGCTGCCCAAGCATCTGGACGAAAAGGTCGCGGCGCTGCATCTCGACAAGCTGGGCGTGAAGCTTTCCAAGCTGACGGAGAAGCAGGCGGCCTATATCGGTGTTTCGGCCGAAGGTCCGTTCAAGCCGGACCATTACCGCTATTGAGGATGAGAGGGGGAGGGCCTTGCCTTCCCCCGGAACCGCGGCTGCGGGTTTCGGGCAAAGGCGGACGTTCAATCTCCGGTCGGCCGTGCCCTTCGACTTCGCTCAGGGCGAACGGAATGAGGAAAGCAAACCGTCCGCTAACCACCCACAAGTCGTCATTCCCGGTTCGCGAATGATATAATCGCTAAAACTTTCTTCCAGCCGCTTCACCCTGCCTGCGAGTTGGGATAGTCCCATGACCATCATGAGCAGGCCCCCCCCATATCGACGCAGCGGTGAAGAAGGCGTAATGACGCCCCTGACCCCGCTTGCCGCCGTCGTGCTGGGCATCGTGCTGGCGCTTTGGCTGGCCGTGGCGGTCTGGGCGATCATGAACGGCACGCGCATGCGCCGTGAAGGGACGCAGGCGCAGGGGCAGTTCGACCGGCTTTCGGTCTTGCTGGGGTCCGCTCCGGCCGCGCCGGTCATCATCCATGCCGATGGTCATGTGGAAGCGTCCGACCGGCTCGCCAAATGGCTGGGCAGGGACCGGGTGCCCGCTTTCCTGTCCGAACTGATCGCGGAAGATGGCGGGCTGGAGCCGGAGGATGCCGCCGCGCTGGGGCGGGAAATCGGCGCGGCGCAGCGGGCGGGGAAAAGCTTCGCGCTGCCGATTCGGGGCGTGGGATCGGCGCGGCTGCTGCTCGTCCGGGGCGCGCCTGCAGGGCCGATGCTGGCGTCGAACGGCGGGGTCGTCCTGTGGATATTCGACGCGACCGACAGCCAGGCGGAAATCGAGACGCTCAAGAGCACGGTCGAACAGCTGCGCGAGGCGTTGCAGGCCGTGGCGGGGCTGGTGGAGGCCGCGCCCTTCCCGATGTGGCACCGGACGCCGGACATGCGGCTCAGCCTGGTCAATACGGCCTACGTCCATGCCGTTGATGGAAACAGCGCGCGGGAGGTCATCGAAAGCGGCATCGAACTGGTCGAGACGGTGGGGGGCATCACCCCCCAGAGCGCCGCCGCCGAAGCCATGGCGGAAGACGCGCCGGTCGCGCGGCTCGTGCCTGCCACCATCGACGGCGAGCGCAGGACCATGCGCGTGGTCGATGTACCGCTGGGCGCGGCGGGCGTGGCCGGGTTCGCCATGGACCAGCATGAGCTGGAACAGGCGCGGGTCGAGCATCGGCGGCTGGAGGCGGCGCAGCGCGACTTGCTGGACCGGCTGTCGGCGGGGGTGGCGCGGTTCGGGCCGGATCGGGCGCTGCGCTTCTGGAATCAGCCCTTCATCAGCCTGTTCGGGCTCCATCAGGACAGGTTGACCGACGGCCCGTTGTTCGAGCGGGTTCTGGATCAGATGCGCGATGCGCGGCGGGTGCCGGAGCATCGGGATTTCCCGGCCTGGCGTTCGGAGCGGCGGGAATGGTTCCTGTCGCCCGATCCACTGGAGGAAAACTGGCTGCTGGCGGACGGCACGCATCTGCGCGTCTATGCCCAGCCTCTGCCGGACGGCGGGCTGCTGCTGATCTTCGAGGATCGGACGGAGCAGGTGCAATTGTCGAGCGCGCGCGACACGCTGTTGCGGGTGCGGACGGCGACGTTCGACAATCTGTTCGAATCGATCGGCGTGTTTTCCTCCGACGGGCGCCTGTCCCTGTGGAACAGCCGGTTCCAGACGACCTGGGGCCTGCCGGAGGAGATGCTGGCGGCTCACCCGCGCATCGACGACCTGATGCAGGCGGTGCAGTCGCGCCTCGCCAAGCCGCAGCAGGTGAACCTCGTCCGCGAACTGGTGCGCGCGGCCACGCTGGAACGCAAGCAGCGGGTGGGGCATGTCGGTTTCGCCGATGGTCATATCTTCGAATTCGCGGCCATTCCGCTGCCGGACGGCAATGCGCTCTTCACCATGCTGGACGTGACCGACAGCCGCCGCGTCGAACA
This genomic window from Sphingobium cloacae contains:
- the hslU gene encoding ATP-dependent protease ATPase subunit HslU; translation: MNDNLTPKAIVSALDAHIIGQADAKRAVAVALRNRWRRQRLPADLRDEVTPKNILMIGPTGCGKTEISRRLAKLADAPFVKVEATKFTEVGYVGRDVEQIVRDLVEEAVRLERDRRREAVREAASEAAMNRLLDALTGKEASEATRLSFRQRIEGDQMNDVEVEVEVSDSPSMPMEIPGMGGQVGMINLSDMMSKAFGQQQKKRRKMRVADAWDKLVEEEQDKRLDQDDVARVAIASAEQNGIVFLDEIDKIAVSDVRGGSVSREGVQRDLLPLIEGTTVSTKYGPLKTDHILFIASGAFHVAKPSDLLPELQGRLPIRVELKALTEDDFVAILSDTKASLAAQYRALLATEGVTIDLTPDGIRAIARIAAEVNSEVENIGARRLQTVMEKLLEDVSFEAEDRQGETLTINQAYVEGQLSSIARDTDLSKYVL
- a CDS encoding alpha/beta fold hydrolase, whose amino-acid sequence is MGAGRDVVLIHGYFSNAHTNWIRYGHAEKLAARGFRVIMPDLRGHGDSGKPHDAASYPPDALMKDGMALVAALGLSDYDLGGYSLGARTAVRMVVNGAAPRRLILSGMGLEGLRHTRGRGDYFEHVLTHPGTFERGSSEWMTEAFLKTTKGDPQALLHVLQTFVDTPRDAIAAIAQPTVVINGAEDHDNGSAEAIVDLLPDARFVEIPGNHMSAVTRRELGEAMADFLSA
- a CDS encoding M2 family metallopeptidase; this translates as MKILTSMAALAAALVISPAGAQASTPADANAFLDKAEKAMFDQSLIQSRADWINATYINDDSDALAAYFGAINTRMTVDYALEAAQFIDTPGLSAETKRRLTMLRTALTLPAPTTPGAADELNALSTRLQSEYGRGKGTLQGQPINGSDIEAAMGTNRNPDELREMWVSWHDNVGAPMRSDYTKLVSIANAGAKELGFADTGAMWRSQYDMPADDFAKLTDRIWAEVKPLYDELHCYTRTKLNEKYGEAVQPATGPIRADLLGNMWAQEWGNIYDIVAPRGAGDLGYDIGDLLMAKGYDPVKMVKAGEGFYSSLGFKPLPQSFWERSQIVKPRDRDVVCHASAWDLDNKDDIRIKMCTKVNSDDFVTIHHELGHNYYQRAYQHHPYLYLNGANDGFHEAIGDFVALSITPDYLVKIGLLDPAKVPGADKDMGLLLRQAMDKVAFLPFGLLIDKWRWGVFDGSIAPGRYEEAWNDLRRQYQGVVPPVSRDETKFDAGAKYHIPGNTPYTRYFLARVLQFQFYEAACRQAGWKGPLHRCSFYGNKAVGQKLNAMLEMGASKPWPDALQVFTGQRDMSGKAMLAYFSPLQKWLKEQNKGKSCGW
- a CDS encoding GGDEF domain-containing protein translates to MAGFVNPAIIVLSLLFFTSAIMAIAMGIAWSQFGRRRYVLSWTVAYCISVLQWVLNGAGLLFGSPLLISMAALAIMASATLTFVGVCQRAGASVPCKWLLAPAMPCALASVYAAFTKNAPLEGMASPAYAGIAMLCSALRLWPRGRRFSAPELAFFLLLLLFAAFEACLVGSAALNWGHPRENMDSYRAILALGLPSIYVGTCVSAVLVVAGDLAHELRRRMQRDGLTDVLNRLGLEEAAMRAIANAKRHGRPLALVICDLDGFKALNDSYGHIAGDAALRGFARLVSIATRRGDIVGRLGGDEFGLLLVDTDSTAAAEVMERIRVEFGCLSLPQAPDARLQASFGIADLHEDDQCLDDMVARADNALYQAKKEGKDRVSIWRSAA
- a CDS encoding AMP nucleosidase, translating into MTQSIGTAAVTQLDAIYRKSIEDLREAMRTYARAGGVPPADGSNRARFCYPELRIIHGSDSDAPPPGRSFARLSKPGRYVTTITRPALFADYLAEQIDLLVRDYGVEVEIGVSDQQIPFPYVLDGLDISALDGTPPTELARHFPATELAEIGDEIADGLFAPDAEGDRPLALFDGLRTDFSLARLKHYTGTPAEHVQRYILFTNYHRYVDEFVSWACQELQRPGSRFTALSGAGGVYVTPETADPARMIADSAWRRHQMPAYHLIAPDRSGITLVNIGVGPSNAKTICDHLAVLRPEAWLMIGHCGGLRPSQRIGDYVLAHAYLRDDHVLDAMLPPEIPVPAIAEVQVALAKAAESVLGGAGAEDFKRRLRTGTVVTTDDRNWELRYSHSALRFSLSRAVGIDMESATIAAQGYRFRVPYGTLLCVSDKPIHGELKLPGQANRFYEEAIAGHLRVGLETCELLRQEGPRLHSRKLRAFNEPPFR
- a CDS encoding peroxiredoxin, with amino-acid sequence MTIAKGDRLPAATFAKMTENGPEPVDSDSFFSGRTVALFSVPGAFTPTCSAKHLPGFIEKADALKQKGVDEIACTAVNDVFVMDAWGKSAGAEGKVTMLADGNGDFAKAVDLVMDGSKFGLGTRGQRFSLLVKDGVVEQLNVEAPGDFKLSSADHMLEQL
- a CDS encoding YqgE/AlgH family protein — its product is MDDVRFYGGQFLLALPGMADWRFDHSVIALCVHDENGALGISVGEEMDGVTLRDLLESFEIDASNVPDRPVLRGGPVEPRRGFVLHSLDWAGQEMIQVGDKWGLSGSLDILKAIAEGRGPSRYLVALGYAGWQAGQLEKEMTGDSWFLADGDADLLFDTAAERKWSAIFASAGIDASHLVCGAGSA
- the ahcY gene encoding adenosylhomocysteinase, with translation MATAPAIQAQDYVIRDISLADFGRKEIEIAETEMPGLMALREEFGAAKPLKGARITGSLHMTIQTAVLIETLAELGADIRWASCNIFSTQDHAAAAIAARGIPVFAVKGETLEEYWDYVIRIFDWGDTTCNMILDDGGDATMFALWGARVEAGEELFTPGNEEEEIFVATLKRFLAERPGYLTETVKAIKGVSEETTTGVHRLYELAKKGKLPFPAINVNDSVTKSKFDNLYGCKESLVDAIRRATDVMLAGKVAVVAGFGDVGKGSAASLRNGGARVLVTEVDPICALQAAMEGYEVVTMEEAATRADIFVTATGNADVITVDHMRAMKNMAIVCNIGHFDSEIQIAGLNNMKWTEIKPQVDEVEFADGKKIIVLAKGRLVNLGCATGHPSFVMSSSFTNQVLAQIELWTKSGEYKNEVYVLPKHLDEKVAALHLDKLGVKLSKLTEKQAAYIGVSAEGPFKPDHYRY
- a CDS encoding sensor histidine kinase, translated to MTPLTPLAAVVLGIVLALWLAVAVWAIMNGTRMRREGTQAQGQFDRLSVLLGSAPAAPVIIHADGHVEASDRLAKWLGRDRVPAFLSELIAEDGGLEPEDAAALGREIGAAQRAGKSFALPIRGVGSARLLLVRGAPAGPMLASNGGVVLWIFDATDSQAEIETLKSTVEQLREALQAVAGLVEAAPFPMWHRTPDMRLSLVNTAYVHAVDGNSAREVIESGIELVETVGGITPQSAAAEAMAEDAPVARLVPATIDGERRTMRVVDVPLGAAGVAGFAMDQHELEQARVEHRRLEAAQRDLLDRLSAGVARFGPDRALRFWNQPFISLFGLHQDRLTDGPLFERVLDQMRDARRVPEHRDFPAWRSERREWFLSPDPLEENWLLADGTHLRVYAQPLPDGGLLLIFEDRTEQVQLSSARDTLLRVRTATFDNLFESIGVFSSDGRLSLWNSRFQTTWGLPEEMLAAHPRIDDLMQAVQSRLAKPQQVNLVRELVRAATLERKQRVGHVGFADGHIFEFAAIPLPDGNALFTMLDVTDSRRVEQILRDRNEALEQADKVKTAFVANMSYELRTPLTTISGFAEMMNAGYAGDLSDTAKDYVDGILQSTSRLSMMIDNVLDLTQGEAGTLSIEHAPVDLTALARQSAARIEQAADAKGIDLAVALQDSLGTVQGDARRIGQALDHLLENAVRYCGKGARVLLHGDGGPDKARLVVSDNGPGIGAKEQAAIFDPATRAEQARQGGKAGIGLPLARQLTEAHGGAFQLVSEPRQGTMAVIELPRG